In a genomic window of Niallia taxi:
- a CDS encoding class II aldolase/adducin family protein encodes MNSRNELIACGKYMLNNNLAWGTSGNISSRVDGNTMLITASGTFMGDLKDEDFVLFDLQNEQNLSERKASKETPMHTGIYKTRPDVQAVIHSSPFYTTLFACSKEPILANLFIENFYYLENIGYVDYFHPGTRELGEAIAEEAKKSDVIMMRNHGVVVMDSSISEALMRIETLEMTCRMLLTAKSSGVELHSLPSVKVTEFLEESLYKPRIKR; translated from the coding sequence ATGAATAGCAGAAATGAGCTGATAGCATGTGGCAAATATATGCTCAATAATAATTTGGCATGGGGAACATCAGGAAATATCAGCAGCAGAGTCGATGGAAATACAATGCTGATAACTGCTTCAGGCACCTTTATGGGGGATTTGAAAGACGAAGATTTTGTCCTATTTGACCTTCAGAATGAACAAAATTTAAGTGAACGAAAAGCCTCGAAAGAAACGCCAATGCATACAGGAATTTATAAAACAAGGCCAGATGTACAAGCGGTTATCCATTCATCACCATTCTATACAACGCTCTTTGCATGCAGTAAAGAACCAATACTGGCAAACCTGTTTATTGAAAACTTTTATTACCTGGAAAATATCGGCTATGTAGACTATTTTCATCCAGGAACAAGAGAGCTAGGAGAAGCGATAGCGGAAGAGGCAAAGAAATCTGATGTCATCATGATGCGAAATCATGGTGTAGTAGTAATGGATTCCTCCATTTCTGAAGCTTTAATGAGAATAGAAACATTAGAAATGACGTGCAGAATGTTGTTAACAGCAAAATCCAGTGGGGTTGAATTACATTCGCTGCCAAGCGTTAAAGTGACAGAGTTTTTGGAAGAGTCCCTTTATAAGCCAAGGATTAAACGATAA
- a CDS encoding isocitrate/isopropylmalate dehydrogenase family protein, giving the protein MANYKLGVLYGDGIGPEIVKASVEVLKAATQQANNGTTFEYKELPMGWEGIKKYNDPVPEITKKGLEDTNGWLMAPHDSAAYPDEHRISKRNPSGELRHHFDLYSNVRPSRALPGTTSLVGNADLVVFRENTEGFLSDRNMYKGTGEYMVNKDVALVTGVFTRQATERIAHEAFKLAMTRRKKVTIVHKANVIKFAYELFRDVCYEVGEKYYPEVEVNDFHIDAMTAHLVRRAEEFDVIVTTNLFGDILSDLAGELVGSLGLSASLNTNGEQAMAQAAHGSAPDIAGQNVANPTSMLLSTVMLLQWLANHHDDHHLNVIAEVIENAVLQTIAEGPTTRDLGGTASTTEFTEAVIKRMQA; this is encoded by the coding sequence ATGGCAAATTATAAATTAGGTGTTCTTTATGGAGACGGAATTGGTCCTGAAATTGTGAAAGCATCTGTAGAAGTATTGAAGGCTGCCACTCAACAAGCAAATAATGGTACAACTTTTGAATACAAGGAGCTGCCGATGGGATGGGAAGGTATTAAAAAATATAATGATCCTGTTCCAGAAATAACAAAAAAAGGCCTGGAGGATACAAATGGCTGGCTGATGGCTCCACATGATTCAGCAGCTTACCCTGATGAGCATCGAATCTCGAAGCGTAATCCAAGTGGTGAACTTAGACATCATTTTGATCTATATTCTAATGTACGTCCAAGCCGCGCCTTGCCGGGGACTACTAGTTTAGTAGGAAATGCAGATCTTGTTGTTTTTAGAGAAAATACGGAGGGCTTCCTGTCCGATAGAAATATGTATAAAGGGACAGGAGAATACATGGTAAATAAGGATGTTGCATTAGTAACAGGCGTATTTACAAGACAAGCAACAGAAAGAATTGCCCATGAAGCATTTAAGCTGGCAATGACAAGACGAAAAAAAGTAACAATCGTTCACAAAGCAAATGTAATCAAGTTTGCCTATGAATTATTCCGTGATGTTTGCTACGAGGTTGGCGAAAAGTATTATCCAGAAGTAGAAGTGAATGATTTTCATATTGATGCAATGACAGCACACTTAGTAAGAAGAGCAGAAGAGTTTGATGTCATCGTAACTACTAATCTATTCGGTGACATCCTATCAGATCTTGCTGGTGAACTTGTTGGAAGTCTTGGTTTGTCAGCATCACTCAATACAAATGGTGAGCAAGCAATGGCACAGGCAGCACACGGTTCAGCACCGGACATTGCCGGTCAGAATGTTGCAAACCCAACAAGTATGCTGCTGTCAACAGTGATGCTCCTACAGTGGCTGGCAAACCATCATGATGACCATCATTTAAATGTCATTGCCGAAGTAATCGAAAATGCTGTCTTACAAACAATCGCCGAAGGACCAACTACCCGTGACCTTGGCGGAACGGCATCTACGACAGAATTTACAGAAGCTGTTATCAAAAGAATGCAAGCATAA
- a CDS encoding isocitrate/isopropylmalate dehydrogenase family protein: protein MKAYKLGVLQGDGIGPEIVSATVKVFKAAAQELDVKFDWTELPMGWEGIEKYNDPTPSYTKEMLNDCDGWILGPHDSAAYPPEHKAKRNPSGELRHTLDLYANIRPAKTMPGAKSVVGEADLIIYRENTEGFYTDRNMHIGGGEWQITPEVVVSAGVFTKKAAERIAHAAFKMAMQRRKKVTIVHKANVIKLGTGLFLNTCKEVAQQYPEVTVDDYHIDAMTAHLVRRARDFDIIVTENMFGDILSDLAGELVGSLGLAPSINTNENQAMAQAAHGSAPDIAGKNIANPIGIMLSTVMLMDWLSERHHDAKLHQVGELVEQGINSCLKDGTMTGDLGGSASTSEFAEAIIARIGELAVK, encoded by the coding sequence ATGAAGGCATATAAGCTAGGAGTATTACAAGGTGACGGTATCGGTCCAGAAATTGTAAGCGCTACAGTGAAGGTTTTTAAAGCAGCTGCACAGGAATTAGATGTTAAATTTGATTGGACAGAGCTTCCGATGGGCTGGGAGGGGATTGAAAAGTATAATGATCCAACACCTAGCTATACGAAGGAAATGTTAAATGACTGTGATGGCTGGATACTAGGGCCACACGATTCTGCAGCATATCCGCCAGAACATAAAGCAAAAAGAAACCCAAGCGGTGAGCTTCGTCACACTTTAGATTTATACGCAAATATCAGACCAGCAAAAACAATGCCTGGAGCGAAAAGCGTAGTAGGTGAAGCGGATTTAATTATTTATCGTGAAAATACAGAAGGCTTTTACACAGATAGAAACATGCATATAGGCGGGGGAGAATGGCAAATAACGCCAGAGGTTGTCGTTTCTGCAGGTGTATTTACGAAGAAAGCCGCTGAAAGAATCGCACACGCTGCTTTTAAAATGGCAATGCAGCGCAGAAAAAAAGTAACAATTGTTCATAAAGCAAATGTTATCAAGCTAGGAACAGGACTTTTCTTAAATACATGTAAAGAGGTAGCACAGCAATATCCAGAGGTTACGGTTGATGACTACCATATCGATGCAATGACAGCACACTTAGTCCGCAGAGCAAGAGATTTTGATATTATAGTAACAGAGAATATGTTTGGTGATATATTATCAGATTTGGCTGGTGAATTAGTTGGAAGCCTTGGACTAGCTCCTTCTATCAATACGAATGAAAATCAGGCAATGGCTCAAGCTGCTCACGGATCAGCACCGGATATTGCTGGGAAGAATATTGCCAATCCAATTGGAATCATGCTGTCAACAGTTATGCTGATGGATTGGTTGAGTGAAAGACATCATGACGCAAAATTACACCAGGTTGGCGAGCTTGTTGAACAAGGAATAAATAGCTGCCTTAAAGACGGGACAATGACCGGGGACTTAGGGGGATCTGCATCAACTTCTGAGTTTGCAGAGGCGATTATCGCAAGAATTGGTGAGTTAGCTGTCAAATAA
- a CDS encoding class I SAM-dependent methyltransferase gives MNDHNSSEIKSKVQQQFGANAKKYVESKSHSSGEDLKMLLEWTEPKKSWTVLDIATGGGHVTKLLAPQVNQVIATDITREMLKEAKRFVDLSASNVNYIVADAESLPFLDDSFDLVTCRIAAHHFPNVKEFIKEAHRVLKQGGRLLLVDNIAPVDPQLDNFINTLEQLRDNSHVRCYSQNEWQNWIDEAGFVLLKSKVRKKQLEYQGWVERTTSSEEEISKVAQYIQNAEKQVKDYFGFQLTQNAIHSFKLDEWIALLEKK, from the coding sequence ATGAATGATCATAATTCCAGTGAAATAAAGTCGAAAGTACAGCAGCAATTCGGGGCAAACGCCAAAAAATATGTAGAAAGTAAAAGCCATTCATCTGGGGAAGACTTAAAAATGTTGCTTGAGTGGACTGAGCCCAAAAAGAGTTGGACTGTACTTGATATTGCAACAGGCGGCGGACATGTAACAAAGCTTTTAGCTCCACAGGTTAACCAAGTTATAGCAACTGATATCACAAGGGAAATGCTAAAAGAAGCGAAGCGTTTTGTGGATTTATCTGCTTCCAACGTTAATTACATTGTCGCAGATGCAGAAAGCTTACCATTCTTAGACGACTCCTTTGATCTAGTTACATGCAGAATTGCTGCACATCATTTTCCAAATGTGAAGGAATTTATAAAGGAAGCACACAGGGTATTAAAGCAGGGCGGAAGGCTGTTATTAGTTGATAATATTGCACCAGTAGATCCTCAGCTAGATAATTTTATTAATACTTTAGAACAGCTGAGAGATAACAGCCATGTTCGCTGCTATTCACAGAATGAATGGCAAAACTGGATAGATGAAGCAGGTTTTGTTCTTTTGAAATCCAAAGTAAGAAAAAAACAACTAGAATACCAAGGCTGGGTCGAACGAACAACTAGTTCGGAAGAGGAAATCTCAAAAGTAGCACAGTACATACAAAATGCCGAAAAACAGGTGAAGGATTATTTCGGTTTTCAACTGACACAAAATGCAATCCATTCCTTTAAACTCGACGAATGGATTGCATTGTTGGAAAAAAAGTAA
- a CDS encoding MFS transporter translates to MILRIIIFSVFAFQLIINITRPIITLYASNLGSNTFEIGILTAAFAFFPLLFALQAGRIADKYGDRYPVIFGMIGLAVGMFFPYFFTTIWALYISQFIVGISNIFIAVSLQNVIGNIATESNRDQYFSMFGMAVAAASLIGPILGGYISEHYNYNSVFLVSLLLAIFPIFISFKVPAIKKDVSEKKSIIESIGLLKIPLLKKALFSSALVLYSKDIFVAYFPILAKEADLSNSQIGLVISLQGLAMIIIRFVLPRLLILMSRDFILFISVILAGASFLLIPFTGSLIFYCVFSCLMGFGLGCGQPLSLTTTYNASPLNRTGEVLGLRLSTNRLSQLIAPIFFGLVGSWMGILSVFIFSGFFLIGGSWFLKENKTGSIQINK, encoded by the coding sequence ATGATATTAAGAATTATTATATTTTCGGTTTTTGCGTTTCAATTAATTATTAATATTACTCGGCCAATTATCACGCTATATGCTTCTAACTTGGGCTCAAATACATTTGAAATAGGCATTTTAACGGCTGCATTTGCTTTTTTCCCACTGCTATTTGCCTTACAGGCTGGCAGAATAGCGGATAAGTATGGTGATCGCTATCCAGTTATCTTTGGGATGATTGGATTAGCTGTTGGGATGTTTTTTCCATACTTCTTCACCACGATTTGGGCGCTTTATATTAGTCAGTTTATTGTTGGGATATCCAATATCTTTATCGCTGTGTCCTTGCAAAATGTAATTGGAAATATTGCTACTGAATCAAATCGAGATCAGTATTTCAGTATGTTTGGCATGGCAGTTGCAGCAGCCTCGTTAATAGGACCGATTCTAGGAGGCTATATTTCCGAACATTATAACTATAATAGTGTGTTTCTCGTTTCCCTCCTATTAGCTATTTTCCCAATTTTCATAAGCTTTAAGGTTCCTGCCATAAAAAAGGACGTGAGTGAAAAGAAAAGCATCATCGAGTCAATCGGCCTATTAAAAATCCCTTTACTGAAGAAGGCTTTATTTTCAAGCGCTTTAGTCTTATACTCCAAGGATATTTTCGTTGCCTACTTTCCAATTCTTGCAAAGGAAGCAGATTTATCTAATTCCCAAATAGGGCTCGTTATTTCCTTACAAGGATTAGCAATGATTATTATTCGGTTTGTTTTACCAAGACTTCTTATACTAATGAGCAGGGACTTCATTTTATTTATTTCCGTCATCTTGGCAGGGGCCTCTTTTCTGCTAATTCCATTTACAGGCAGTCTGATTTTTTATTGTGTATTTAGCTGCTTAATGGGGTTTGGACTTGGTTGTGGCCAGCCATTATCCCTAACCACTACTTATAACGCTTCCCCGTTAAACAGAACTGGTGAAGTGCTTGGTTTACGACTATCTACCAATAGATTATCTCAATTAATAGCACCAATATTCTTTGGCCTTGTCGGCTCATGGATGGGCATTCTGTCTGTGTTTATTTTTAGTGGCTTTTTCTTAATTGGCGGGTCTTGGTTTTTAAAAGAAAATAAAACTGGTTCTATTCAAATAAACAAATAA
- a CDS encoding TerC family protein, whose translation MELEFFTALLSIIVIDLVLAGDNAILIGLAARNLPKDQQKKVIMWGSLGAIIIRIIATLAVVWLLKVPGLHVAGGLMLVFISYKLLVENEEHSDIKSSNNFWGAVRTVIIADALMGLDNVLAVAGAAHGSILLVVIGLLISIPVVMWCSTLILKWIERFPVIITFGAGILAWTASKMIVAEPFIGTYFQNPLLKYGFELLVIALVVGIGVYKNKKAADIPAGDVAFAEVKESIGFIDEEKPEDFLNGENIESHKERERELTKV comes from the coding sequence ATGGAACTCGAATTTTTCACGGCATTATTGTCCATTATTGTTATTGATTTAGTATTGGCAGGAGATAATGCCATATTAATAGGTCTAGCTGCTAGAAACTTGCCAAAAGACCAGCAGAAAAAGGTTATTATGTGGGGCTCACTTGGTGCCATCATTATTCGAATTATAGCAACTCTAGCTGTTGTATGGCTATTAAAGGTACCAGGGCTGCATGTAGCAGGCGGGCTAATGCTAGTTTTTATTTCTTATAAATTATTAGTAGAAAATGAGGAACATAGCGATATAAAATCGAGCAATAATTTTTGGGGTGCTGTCAGAACAGTTATTATTGCCGACGCCTTAATGGGCTTAGATAATGTGCTAGCAGTTGCAGGAGCTGCCCATGGCAGTATTTTATTAGTAGTCATTGGCTTATTAATTTCCATTCCTGTCGTAATGTGGTGCAGTACATTAATATTGAAATGGATTGAGCGCTTTCCTGTCATTATTACTTTCGGTGCAGGGATTTTAGCATGGACAGCCTCGAAAATGATCGTCGCGGAACCCTTTATAGGCACATACTTCCAAAACCCATTATTAAAGTATGGCTTTGAACTATTAGTCATTGCATTGGTAGTTGGGATAGGAGTTTATAAAAATAAGAAAGCGGCAGATATTCCAGCGGGTGATGTAGCTTTTGCTGAAGTAAAGGAATCAATTGGCTTTATAGATGAGGAAAAACCTGAAGATTTCCTGAATGGCGAAAATATAGAGAGCCATAAAGAACGGGAAAGAGAGCTGACAAAAGTTTGA
- a CDS encoding TrmB family transcriptional regulator, which yields MKENILETLKNLHFTEYEAKAYLTLLQDSPLTGYAVAKNSGVPRSRIYEVLDNLTSRGDILVSLGNTPQYTPVPAKELIRNRRQKAEENFELAEKSLAQFENSANDRENIWNIMGRSEILDKVKACISSSSTRILLEVWKEEYEVLEAELKQAAARGVNVTIIAYGEIVSDFANVYLHYMGDAITDEYGGRWIVISGDDSEVVAGIVSLGDDSRAAWTMHVGLVMPITEVMIHDLYLMEIMAKHRELLEESFGKNLTQLRRKFSIHPDFKKHYVD from the coding sequence ATGAAAGAAAACATTCTCGAAACATTAAAAAATCTTCATTTTACAGAGTATGAAGCAAAAGCATATCTCACACTTTTACAGGATTCACCATTAACAGGCTATGCTGTCGCAAAAAATTCCGGTGTCCCGCGTTCGCGCATATATGAAGTACTGGACAATCTTACAAGCAGAGGTGATATTTTAGTTAGTCTAGGTAATACGCCGCAGTACACACCAGTGCCTGCGAAGGAGCTAATTAGAAACCGCAGACAAAAAGCGGAAGAGAATTTTGAGCTTGCCGAAAAATCATTAGCTCAGTTTGAGAACTCTGCAAATGACCGTGAGAACATTTGGAACATTATGGGTCGAAGTGAAATACTCGATAAGGTAAAAGCTTGTATTTCATCTTCCTCCACACGAATTTTACTTGAGGTTTGGAAAGAGGAATACGAAGTGCTGGAGGCTGAACTAAAACAAGCAGCCGCAAGAGGGGTCAACGTAACGATTATTGCGTACGGGGAAATTGTTTCTGATTTCGCTAACGTATATCTGCATTATATGGGTGATGCCATTACAGATGAGTATGGCGGAAGATGGATTGTAATCAGTGGCGATGACTCGGAAGTAGTTGCAGGAATTGTCTCACTTGGTGATGATAGCCGTGCAGCATGGACAATGCATGTTGGATTAGTGATGCCAATAACAGAAGTGATGATTCACGATTTATATCTTATGGAAATTATGGCGAAGCACAGAGAACTATTAGAGGAAAGCTTCGGGAAAAATCTCACTCAGCTGCGCCGCAAATTTTCCATTCATCCAGACTTTAAGAAGCATTATGTGGACTAG
- a CDS encoding VanW family protein: MLLSWMLALLIYTQQENVQDNLIITNKGDEMYVVNRSNFSMQFPILPFIDTKKVKDFMDEIDEQVSKKPKNASLDANGNITSEQVGYRLNRRVFTEEMLSYFFNKGTSTIELPIVANYPRVDSELLGNIKGEKIGEYITFYNPYNKQRKNNIDLAAKAINNYVLFPGEVFSFNKVVGERTVDRGYMPSTAIVNGEYSEEFGGGICQVSSTLFNAVDSAGLNIVKRFTHSKGVAYVPVNRDATVSWDGPDFIFKNDYNQPILILAKAVNNHVKVEIYSSDVITYTPKKIPYL, translated from the coding sequence ATGTTACTTAGTTGGATGCTTGCACTTTTAATTTATACGCAGCAGGAAAATGTACAAGATAACTTAATTATTACGAACAAGGGCGATGAAATGTACGTTGTAAATCGGTCTAACTTTTCCATGCAGTTCCCTATACTGCCTTTTATAGACACGAAAAAAGTGAAAGACTTTATGGATGAAATAGATGAGCAAGTAAGCAAAAAACCTAAAAATGCTTCTTTGGACGCTAACGGAAATATTACATCAGAACAAGTTGGCTATCGCTTAAACAGAAGAGTTTTCACAGAGGAAATGCTTTCTTATTTTTTTAATAAAGGCACATCGACTATAGAGCTGCCGATAGTCGCTAATTATCCTCGGGTGGACAGTGAGTTACTTGGAAACATTAAAGGGGAAAAGATTGGGGAATATATAACATTTTATAATCCTTACAATAAACAAAGAAAAAATAATATTGACCTCGCAGCAAAGGCAATCAATAATTATGTTCTATTTCCAGGAGAGGTGTTTTCCTTTAATAAGGTGGTTGGAGAAAGAACGGTTGATAGAGGATATATGCCTTCAACTGCAATCGTTAACGGGGAATATTCTGAAGAATTCGGCGGAGGAATTTGCCAAGTTTCCTCTACGCTTTTTAATGCTGTCGATAGTGCAGGTTTAAATATTGTGAAGCGCTTTACACACAGTAAAGGGGTTGCGTACGTTCCAGTTAACAGGGATGCAACAGTAAGCTGGGATGGACCGGATTTTATCTTTAAAAATGATTATAATCAGCCTATCCTCATCCTTGCAAAAGCAGTTAATAACCATGTAAAAGTTGAGATTTATTCATCTGATGTAATTACATATACGCCTAAAAAAATTCCATATCTTTAA
- a CDS encoding PTS sugar transporter subunit IIA produces MFKNSHQKKTEANSIFTPADGKFVSLETVPDPIFSNKLVGEGFAVHPSNGKIVSPVSGVVTHISNTNHVMTVRNSEDIDVLIHIGLETASLKGDYFKALVTLGKSVKMGDALLEFDLNYLNENAYSPLILVILPNIKNKNYSLIWQDAVTLAAGETKIVSVVER; encoded by the coding sequence ATGTTTAAAAATAGTCATCAGAAGAAAACAGAAGCAAATTCTATTTTTACTCCTGCAGATGGAAAGTTTGTCTCTTTAGAAACTGTACCAGATCCGATTTTCAGTAATAAGCTTGTTGGTGAAGGCTTCGCGGTCCATCCTTCCAATGGTAAAATTGTTTCACCCGTTTCTGGTGTGGTTACCCATATTTCTAATACGAACCATGTGATGACGGTAAGAAATTCAGAGGATATAGATGTTTTGATCCACATCGGTCTTGAAACCGCTTCCTTAAAAGGTGATTATTTTAAAGCTTTAGTCACACTTGGTAAATCTGTAAAAATGGGCGATGCTCTCCTTGAATTTGACCTGAATTATTTAAATGAAAATGCTTATAGTCCGCTAATATTAGTAATTTTACCGAATATCAAAAATAAAAACTACTCGCTTATATGGCAGGATGCTGTTACTTTAGCTGCTGGCGAGACAAAAATTGTTTCTGTTGTGGAAAGATAG
- a CDS encoding CitMHS family transporter, with product MLSILGFLTIAVFTYLVMSKRLIAFTAIIFVPVIFALLGGFGSELGDMMVQGVELTAPTAVLLLFAILYFGIMMDTGLFDPVSNMILKIAKGDPVKIAMGTAILALLVALDGDGTTTYMIICSAMLPVYRKIGMNPLILATVSIMSLGIIAGSTPWGGSATRAISVLGLNANEYFIPMLPVMVAGAISTLAIAYFLGKRERKRLGAEVIAKYNQEIAATAEAPVKKNSKIIWFNLFLTLAIMGVLILDVVELYILFIIGFAIALVVNFPNIEEQKKVLKQHASNAIPVVSLVLGAGIFTGILQGTEMVDHMANDIVSIIPSAFGDYYTIIVAIIGLPLSFLMSNDAFFFGALPVLAEAGSQYGVDSVSIARASVIGQTIHLIGPTSAPLWVLIELIRSDLGKLQKFTMGWILLTAVVMIIVGILTGAMVL from the coding sequence TTGTTATCAATTCTAGGGTTTCTAACTATTGCGGTGTTTACTTACTTAGTCATGTCTAAGCGATTAATTGCCTTTACAGCTATCATTTTTGTTCCTGTAATTTTTGCCTTACTCGGGGGATTTGGGTCAGAATTAGGGGATATGATGGTACAGGGAGTAGAGCTTACCGCTCCTACAGCAGTACTTCTCTTATTTGCAATTCTTTACTTTGGTATCATGATGGATACTGGTTTATTTGATCCTGTTAGTAATATGATTTTAAAGATTGCTAAAGGGGATCCGGTTAAAATAGCAATGGGGACTGCGATATTAGCATTGCTTGTAGCATTAGACGGAGATGGAACAACAACATATATGATTATTTGTTCAGCGATGCTGCCCGTGTACCGAAAAATTGGCATGAATCCTTTAATATTAGCAACTGTCTCTATCATGTCATTAGGAATTATTGCCGGAAGTACGCCATGGGGCGGATCTGCAACAAGAGCAATAAGTGTGCTTGGTCTTAATGCTAATGAATACTTTATTCCAATGCTGCCGGTTATGGTTGCTGGGGCGATTTCTACATTAGCGATTGCCTATTTCTTAGGAAAAAGAGAACGAAAGCGTCTTGGCGCAGAAGTTATTGCTAAATATAATCAAGAGATTGCAGCAACAGCAGAAGCACCAGTGAAAAAGAACTCTAAAATCATTTGGTTTAACCTATTTCTGACTTTAGCAATAATGGGCGTATTAATTCTAGACGTAGTAGAATTGTATATTCTCTTTATCATTGGGTTCGCCATTGCTTTAGTAGTTAACTTCCCAAATATTGAAGAACAAAAAAAGGTGCTAAAACAACATGCTTCAAATGCCATACCAGTTGTATCGCTTGTGCTGGGAGCAGGTATATTCACAGGTATTCTTCAAGGTACGGAAATGGTTGACCATATGGCAAATGATATTGTTTCGATTATTCCAAGCGCGTTTGGAGACTACTATACTATCATTGTCGCAATCATCGGTCTGCCGCTTAGCTTCCTTATGTCTAATGATGCCTTTTTCTTTGGGGCATTACCAGTATTAGCAGAGGCAGGCAGTCAGTATGGCGTTGATTCTGTCAGTATTGCAAGAGCATCAGTGATTGGACAGACAATACACTTAATAGGTCCAACATCAGCACCATTATGGGTGTTAATCGAATTAATCAGAAGTGATTTAGGAAAACTACAAAAATTTACAATGGGCTGGATTCTCTTAACTGCAGTTGTGATGATTATCGTTGGAATCTTAACAGGAGCAATGGTCCTGTGA
- a CDS encoding RraA family protein, producing MEKIIEQFKSIPTTSISDTMNGLNNLDPSIKPIKEEYSFAGRALTVKIPVGDNLAVLKAIREAKPHDVIIVDAKGDTYRAAAGDFVIGMAKTLGVGAFVVDGAIRDINGIKELDFPVFCKGTTVAAGGKAGMGEINVPISCGGVTVKPGDILVGDIDGVVVIPQEQEEEILTKSLDRVEKDKLREEKVSGNKEEIIKYLDQMINSVK from the coding sequence ATGGAAAAAATAATAGAGCAATTCAAAAGCATTCCTACTACCTCCATTTCCGATACAATGAATGGATTAAATAATCTCGATCCTTCTATTAAGCCTATTAAGGAGGAATATTCCTTCGCTGGGAGAGCACTTACTGTTAAGATTCCTGTTGGCGATAATTTAGCTGTTTTAAAGGCAATTAGAGAGGCAAAACCCCATGATGTTATTATTGTTGATGCAAAGGGGGATACATATAGAGCTGCTGCAGGAGACTTTGTGATTGGTATGGCCAAAACGCTTGGGGTTGGTGCATTTGTTGTGGATGGTGCTATTAGAGATATTAATGGCATTAAAGAACTTGACTTCCCTGTTTTCTGTAAAGGAACAACTGTTGCAGCAGGTGGAAAAGCTGGCATGGGAGAGATTAATGTCCCAATTTCTTGTGGAGGCGTTACGGTAAAACCAGGTGATATACTTGTCGGCGATATTGATGGTGTTGTTGTAATTCCTCAGGAGCAGGAAGAAGAAATATTGACCAAATCACTTGATAGAGTGGAAAAAGATAAGTTAAGAGAAGAAAAAGTCTCAGGCAATAAAGAAGAAATTATTAAATACCTTGATCAAATGATCAACTCTGTTAAATAA
- a CDS encoding homoserine/threonine efflux transporter, with product MDSLLTYVTIAAMMVIIPGADTMLLVKNTLGYGAKAGRFTVLGMATGLCFWTLIAILGLAVVIAKSVILFSTIKYLGAAYLIYLGIRSFFTKSVFSLKEIQAQANAPIKSSKRYNKEAFMQALLSNVLNPKTVLVYITIMPQFINLKENVNEQLIILALILTSLAVVWFLFLVQLIDYAKKWLNNSKFQKIFQKSTGIMLVAFGVKTGI from the coding sequence ATGGATAGCTTATTAACATATGTAACAATTGCTGCGATGATGGTTATTATTCCGGGAGCTGATACAATGCTGCTTGTAAAAAACACGCTAGGTTATGGTGCGAAGGCAGGACGCTTCACTGTACTGGGGATGGCAACTGGATTATGCTTTTGGACACTTATTGCAATTCTTGGGTTAGCGGTTGTTATTGCAAAATCTGTGATTCTTTTCAGTACCATTAAATATTTAGGGGCTGCTTACTTAATTTACTTAGGAATTAGAAGCTTCTTTACTAAAAGCGTCTTCTCTTTAAAGGAAATCCAAGCACAAGCAAATGCACCAATAAAGTCCTCAAAACGTTATAATAAAGAGGCTTTTATGCAGGCGTTGCTGAGCAATGTTCTTAATCCAAAGACTGTTTTAGTTTACATAACAATCATGCCGCAATTTATCAATCTGAAGGAAAATGTGAACGAGCAGCTGATTATTTTAGCTCTCATCCTGACATCACTTGCTGTTGTATGGTTCTTATTTCTTGTTCAGCTTATTGATTATGCGAAAAAATGGTTGAATAATTCTAAATTCCAAAAAATCTTCCAGAAGTCGACGGGAATTATGTTAGTTGCTTTTGGAGTTAAAACAGGAATTTAA